The genomic DNA CGTGTCGGCCGCCAGGAAGTGCTGATCCGCACGGCCGAGCAGTTGTTCAGCGTCACCCAAGGCAAACAGCAACTGGACCTGGTCGAGCAGACGGCGCCCGCGGGGCTCGACGAGCAGGCGCTGCTTGACCGCTACAAGGAGCTGGCGCGGGAGCATCGATTGGCGCTGCCGTATACGCCGGTCCAGCGTTTCCAGATCCCGTTCGAGGATGCCCGGCTACCGCGCTACACCACGGCCTGGTATGACGCCCACGAAGACCGCTTCCTCTACATTCGCGACGACTTGGAAGTGCTCGGCGAACCGCAGCTGTCGGTGGTCCTGGAGGGCTCTGCGTATTTCCACGACCCGGAGCAATTGCAGATCTGGCAAACGGACTGCGCCACGGGCCTGCTCAAGCGCCGTTACCTGTTACTCATCCAGGATGGCCAAAGCACCATTCGCAGCGTCGAGGCGGACGCCCAGGGCGTGATTCATGTGGTGCAGGAATACCTCGTCGAGAATAAAACCGTCCGGCAATACCGCTACCTGATTCATGACGGGCAATTGTGGTTGAGTTCCGTCACCTACGATACGGCGCCGCAGTTGCAAGCGCTGCTGTTGGCCAACGATACCCTGGCTGAGTGGTCGTCCGTGCTCGGCAACTTTTTGCGACTGCCCTCCGGTCCTTCGGACAATGGGCTCACCACCGTCGATTGGCAGCCGGCGCCGTATGTTTCGATCTGCTGGGCGATTGCGCCCGATGTCCGAGACATGGCGTGGGTCCGCCGTCGTGATCGTCAGCTGATCCTTGCACAACCGGCCAAGCATCATGCCCGTGGCTGGGACGATTCGATCAAGCACCTGGACGGCCTGATGCTCTTGCCGATGGCCGATGACAGCGATGTGTTCTTCGTCTACCAGCGCGTCACCCCCAACCAAACGCTCTGCCGGCTGCAACGCAGCGTGAAGGACGGCAAGGCGCAATGGACGCATCGCTGGGTGCAGCCCGACGGACTCAAGCAGATCCTGGCTGTCGAAGGGGGCTACGTGACGCTCGATGAAAACGGGCTGTTTTTCAACCTGGCGGCGCAAGGGACGTTGCAGTTTGCCGGCGTGAGTGAGCACTGGCTCAAGGGCCGTGCCCGATGGTGGCAGGCGCTGGAGCCGCTGGCCAAGGGTTACCCGGACAAGGATTTCGCCATTGCCGGCCTGCGCAATGCCGCCGGTGACGGCAACCTCTGTGCCTGGTACGTGAAGCACCGATTGTTGTTGTGCGATCCGGGGTTCGACAAGGAAGTGCGCTTGCTCGGCGTGACGCCGGACAATCAGTCGGTCTGGCTGTTCGATCGGTCGAGCGGTGAAGTCGTGAGCCAGGCATTCTTCGATCCGCAGCAACTCGATCAGGTATTCGGCGCCGGCTCGCAACTGTTGCCGGGCGCCAGCCTGCCAGCTTATCAGCGCGAGTGGACGGGCTGGCGGTTCGCCGATGTCACCCCCGAAGGCACTGGATTGCGTGGCATCAGCGTGGACGGTGTGTCGCTGGCGCTGCGTCATCAGGAAACGGCGACCATCACCGGGGTCAACCACGCCTGGGTGAGCGCCCAAGGGGATCACTTGGTCGAAGCCCTCCAGCGATTGCTGGACGCGGCGCAACATACCGAGTTCGTCTCGGTGGAGTCCGAGCCCGGAAGCCTGCAATGGTACGACGTGCAAAGTGCCCGGCTGCTGCGGGTCACCGGCAAGAACTTGCCCGAGGACTTTACCTTGCTAGGCACTCAAGCCCAGGTGAACGTGCTGCTGCACGAGCACCAGGCTGGGCGGGTGCTGATCTATCCGGACAAGCGCAGCATCGGGCCGTTCGATTACGTCCAGCGCAACGCTCAGGTGCTGGTGGTCGAGGGGGAGAAGATCGGCCGCGATCTCTTGCCGCTGATTCCCGATGAGGTCAACCGGTTGATCCTGCGCATGGGCCAGGGCGTGGAGACCTGCCATTTGACGAAGGCGGTGTGGCTGAAGCTGGAGTCGGTCATTGTCGACTGTCGTCCTGCCTTGGGTGAAACACCCGCCACGGCGAGCACGTTGATCTGGGCATTCGATGAGCCTGGAAAACTCCTGTTCGAGATCGTCCAGGCGCACCTGGTCATTGTCGATCCGGACAGTGAACGCTGCTTGATCCTGCGTGATGTGTGTTCCGTCGATCCGGTCTTGCGCGGTGAAATAGGCCTGGGCTTCAACGCTGCGCAATCGCGCCCGGTATCGACGTTCGTGGCGCGGTTAAAGGGTCTGGGTGCGACTGGCAGTGCAACCCTGAAAGAGCTGCTGGCACCAGCGTCGCTTGCAGAATAAGCCGCCTCCCTTTTACGGCACCAGGTAGCCCTTCACCCCGGTAAAAATGATCTGCGCCGCCAGGGCGCAGACAAACAGCCCCATCAGGCGGCTGACGATCTGCAGGCCCTGGTCGCCGAGGATCCGTTCGATGCGGCTGGACAGGTAAAGCACGACGCCGACGGTGAAGCTCGCCAGGGCGATGCTGATGATGGCCATGAGTTTGTCGTCCCAGTGCGGCTGGCTCACGCCCATCACCAGCAGGGCGCCGATAGTGCCGGGGCCGACGGTCAAGGGAATGGTCAGCGGGACGATGGTCACGTCCTGCTGCACGTTGTCGGTCTGCACGGCCGACTTGCCCTGAGCCATGCCCAGGGCCGAAATGAACAGCACGCTGCCGGCGCCGATACGGAACGCATCCACGGTGATGCCGAACACGCTGAAAATCACCCGTCCGAACAGATACAGCAACACGCTGGAGACCAGCGTCGCCGTTGCGACCTTCCAGGCCAGGCGGCGTTGTTCCTTGCGTGAATAGCCGCGAGTCAGGCCGATAAAGCAGGACAGAACGAAGAAGGGGCTGTAGAGCACCAGCATCTTCAGGTAAACGCTGAACAGCACATGGAGCATGGTTGAGGCTCGCGACGAATGAATTTGACGTGGAGTCTATCAGGCGTCGGGGTGTCTGTCGGCTCGTGGCAAGGGAGAGATGCAAGTACAGGGAGACGCCACTTCATTACATGTAAGGGTAAGTAGTTGAGGTCGATTATTTACGGTTACAGTTGCGCGCTTGTTGTTGTGAAATCGGTTGCGTAAGTTTGTGTCTCGGATCCATGGAGGATCTTGATTAAACAAGGAAGTATTATGAACGCTAAATATGGTTCTGTTTTAACCCTGGCTGATCGCCTTGAGCGCTTGAATGCTTATGATATTGCGCCGGAACAGTTTGAATTCTCGCCACGTATTAATGTTATCCGTTCTGCCGAGATGGCGGGCTATCCGGAAAAACCGGATCGTGCTTCAGTGGTGGGGGACGGTATCCTGGCCTTTGTTTCGGGAATGTCCGAACAAAGCCAGGCGGATATCCAGCACACTTATCTGTTTGCGTCGTTGGTGGCTAGCAAGCAATTCCCACGGGATGACCAAGGCAAGGAGTGGTATGAACTTTTCCTGGAGGTGATGCAGACTTGCGGCTGGGCGATCCTGCAGATGTACTACGACTCGGTTGCCGCCTCGGGCAAAAGTTTCACGATGGATCAACTGGTGCTGAAGATCCTGGGGTCGGCGATGACGGCAGCCGCGGTTCCCGGGCCTACGTCACTGCTGATGCTCAAGGTCGCCACTGATGCCATCGCGGCCTTGCAAACCCGTGACAGGCCGCTTCGGGTGTTCGACCAGAACATCCAGGAGTCTGGCACGGGAGGGTTTGGTGTCGCCGCCTGTCACGAGACACCCCATGGTGAAGTCATCATGGCGCTGGGGGCCGTGCGTTTCATCAAGCGCACGAACCAGACTCAAGTCCTGTTTGTTAATTGGGACAGCAGTTCGGTCGATCTGTATCGCGGTGAAAGTCATATGACCATGGTGCCGGCCATTATTAACAAAACCCGCGAATCTATTATCCAGAAACTCGGCGATCGCGCACAGAAAAAAATCGAAGCGTACGAACTCTGATCTTGTATAGCCACCTGGCGACTACAACGTAGTCGCCAACCCTGAAAAGAATGAGGTGATTGCAATGAATGATCGTTATTCGGTTTTTATTAACGCCGGTGTTGTTTTGGTCTTGCCGCGGGATATGACAGGGCAGGAAAAAAGCGATGTATTGGATTCGGTATTGTTTGCGCAGTTGGTCGCCAATAAAAAGTATCCGGCTTATGCCCAGACGCAAATATGGTATGACGAGTACCGTGACGTCTTGAAGAACGGCTGGTTGCAAAAGGCTGTGGCGTGGAACAACTTCACACTCGATGAGCAATCCAACGTCACTGCGGCACATTGGTTAGGGCATCGACTGGGAGAGTATGTTGATCGCACGGTCGCCGATGAAGTCACTCGCCTGTTGAACCGTGTCGCGCAATTGCCCGATACCCTGCCGGCCATCGAGCAGTTGCGCGACCAGACCTGCAAGCGCAAGGAGGTCGTACCATCGTCAGAGGCCGTTGGCAGGGTCTGCCTGCAAGTGATCCTGGCCGGGCAAGGCCCCTTGCTGAGCAGCGTTTCCCTGAGCTATGAGACCACGCAATCGGCTATTTCCAACCCGCTTGGGCAGTGCCTGTCTGTCGCCAATGTGGTGGGTAATCTTCAGTCCAGATGCTTCCAGGTCAACTTATCGAAAGAGCTTTACGACCCTCTTCGCGGTGCGATTGTGCAAAAGCTTGGGGATAAGCCGACGAAGCATGTCTTTGATATTTCCGGCAACGTTGAACGGGAGGGCGCGCTATGAATATTGAGCGCCTGCAGGCTGGCGAGCGCTTGTTTCACAGCCGCGATGCCACGACGGCTGCCGTCGTGGGTTCAAGCCTTTTGTCGTTCGACCAGCGGCTGTCCCCTCAGGATCGCGAAGACATCTGCCTGAGTAACCTGTACGCGCAGATGGCAACGAGGTTGGCTTATCAGGACGGTTTGGTGGGCAGCTGGTTCAGCTACTACAGGAACACGCTCAGGTACCTGGGATGGGATTCGGCGCGTTCTCTCAGGCCTGGGCAGGCGGGCGAGGGGTCAATGGCCGAGAGTATTTCCCGGCAACTATCCCAGGCCTTCGATGAACGCTTTGCGCGGCCGGCGACTGAGTCGATTGGCGCCCTGGAGCGAAATCCAAAAGCCCTTGAGGTATTCGAGCGGGCAAGCCTGCAGCATGACTCGGCGTTCTTCCAGATAACTCCCTGCCTGCCGAAATCGCCTGGGCGAATAGAAGTCGCTCTTTACCACAAGCAATTCAGCCTTCGTAAAACCGTCTCGACCTTTCTCTTTTGGCCGATCGAACAGGTTGTGCAGACCAGCCTTGAAGAAATGGCGGTCGTGACGTTCAACACGCTGCATTACGCAACATACCGGGAAAAAGTCCTGGCTGCGGTTATTGCCGAAACCACCCGCAATATTCATGCGTTGAAATGTTGAACAGGCTTCGGACGTCAGCGCACGTCGCTAGGACGAATGCGCCGCGGTCTTGTTCTGCTGATCGCGCTGGGCCACCCAGTGTTCGATCAGCTCGCGCAGTTGCGACAGCTCCACCGGCTTGGCCATGTGCCCGTCCATCCCGGCCTGACGGGCGCGCTCCTTATGCTCGGCCAGGATGTGCGCGGTGAGCGCCACCACGGGGGTGCGGGTGCGCTGGTTACCCATTTCCCAGGCTCGCAGCTG from Pseudomonas beijingensis includes the following:
- a CDS encoding MarC family protein, which produces MLHVLFSVYLKMLVLYSPFFVLSCFIGLTRGYSRKEQRRLAWKVATATLVSSVLLYLFGRVIFSVFGITVDAFRIGAGSVLFISALGMAQGKSAVQTDNVQQDVTIVPLTIPLTVGPGTIGALLVMGVSQPHWDDKLMAIISIALASFTVGVVLYLSSRIERILGDQGLQIVSRLMGLFVCALAAQIIFTGVKGYLVP